One Bacillota bacterium genomic window carries:
- the moeB gene encoding molybdopterin-synthase adenylyltransferase MoeB — protein MTLSPRQEARYSRNIVIPEIGAGGQERLLGSSVLVVGAGGLGSPALYYLAAAGVGTLGVIDADVVDVSNLQRQILHREADVGRPKVESAAEKLEGLNPDVRLKTFSEALAQDNALEILRGFQAVVDATDNYQARYVINDACVRLGVPMVHGSIFRTEGQASVFWPPDGPCYRCLFPKPPPPEATLSPQQAGVLGAAPGVIGAIQAMETIKILLGVGRTLRGRLLLFNGLTLEFIEVSVEGHPGCPVCQGGRSTKSQ, from the coding sequence GTGACACTTAGTCCACGGCAGGAGGCCAGGTATTCCAGGAACATCGTTATCCCCGAGATCGGCGCCGGAGGCCAGGAACGGCTGCTGGGGTCTTCAGTCCTGGTGGTTGGCGCGGGAGGGCTTGGCTCGCCAGCCCTCTACTACCTGGCGGCAGCGGGAGTGGGGACCCTCGGGGTAATCGACGCTGATGTGGTGGATGTGAGCAACCTCCAGAGGCAGATCCTGCACCGTGAGGCCGATGTGGGGAGACCCAAGGTAGAATCCGCCGCTGAGAAGCTGGAGGGCCTGAACCCGGACGTCCGGCTGAAGACCTTCAGTGAGGCACTGGCCCAGGACAATGCCCTGGAGATCCTCCGGGGTTTCCAGGCGGTTGTGGACGCCACCGACAACTACCAGGCCCGCTACGTCATCAACGATGCCTGCGTGAGGCTGGGTGTCCCCATGGTTCATGGCAGCATCTTTCGCACCGAGGGCCAGGCGTCTGTGTTCTGGCCCCCGGATGGCCCGTGCTACCGTTGCCTGTTCCCTAAACCTCCGCCGCCGGAGGCCACGCTGTCACCCCAGCAGGCGGGGGTCCTCGGCGCGGCCCCTGGGGTCATAGGGGCCATACAGGCCATGGAGACCATAAAAATCCTCCTGGGCGTTGGCAGGACACTGCGGGGAAGGCTCCTGCTCTTCAACGGCTTGACCTTGGAGTTCATCGAGGTAAGCGTTGAGGGGCACCCTGGCTGTCCCGTGTGCCAGGGGGGCAGGTCAACGAAGAGCCAGTAA